One genomic segment of Lampris incognitus isolate fLamInc1 chromosome 2, fLamInc1.hap2, whole genome shotgun sequence includes these proteins:
- the LOC130108455 gene encoding histone H1-beta, late embryonic, whose amino-acid sequence MPPKKVAVLLDKVIPSSSDAPNGVQETLTENKPDADGSAEPRKAPAHPPTMVMVKEAVAELGLRKGVSSQAIKNYIKQKYASVDVARLNYMVRNSLLKGLDSGVLVRPPSAMVTGGTRGRFLLAPKEKEPKQKRENTDPNVKKAKAGPKKAKETPAGAGAVKKKATVKKQEAAETSKRAKKATTAKGTSASQAPRVGKAADDNEAKTKAQPAKASLKVSKNKVEKSDPAPKAVKRGKTLTE is encoded by the exons ATGCCCCCCAAAAAGGTGGCGGTATTGCTCGATAAGGTTATTCCATCTTCGTCGGACGCGCCGAATGGCGTTCAGgagacactgacagagaacaAGCCAG ATGCTGACGGTTCTGCGGAGCCGCGTAAGGCTCCGGCTCATCCTCCGACTATGGTGATGGTGAAGGAGGCGGTGGCTGAGTTGGGCTTGCGGAAGGGTGTCTCCTCACAAGCTATAAAAAACTACATCAAGCAGAAATATGCCTCTGTGGATGTGGCGAGGCTTAATTACATGGTCCGCAATTCCCTGTTAAAGGGGCTCGATAGTGGGGTGCTGGTGAGGCCTCCCAGCGCCATGGTCACCGGCGGTACGCGGGGAAGATTTCTG CTTGCACCCAAAGAAAAGGAACCAAAGCAGAAAAGGGAGAATACGGATCCTAATGTGAAGAAAGCAAAGGCTGGTCCCAAGAAGGCTAAAGAAACTCCAGCTGGTGCAG GTGCTGTGAAGAAAAAGGCCACTGTGAAAAAACAAGAGGCTGCTGAG ACATCGAAGCGTGCCAAAAAGGCAACGACTGCCAAAGGGACTTCTGCCTCGCAGGCGCCCCGAGTGGGAAAGGCCGCTGATGACAATGAGGCCAAAACAAAAGCCCAGCCGGCCAAAGCTTCGCTCAAGGTCTCCAAGAATAAGGTTGAAAAGTCTGATCCAGCTCCAAAAGCTGTAAAACGAGGGAAGACTCTTACCGAATAG